One Lycium barbarum isolate Lr01 chromosome 5, ASM1917538v2, whole genome shotgun sequence genomic window carries:
- the LOC132641761 gene encoding uncharacterized protein LOC132641761, which translates to MDFPEINMISNFEAGVKCLQNPSLFSRFFSFSPIEKVPQFHIFWKWGALILAILATFSSLVRKLKVLFILIRKIKPSTEPLLQYLGEDFDISDDDVDDNNNDDDDKCSSSEESDDDDLLLDEGQNRNFTVAGSSFYFKEKGQNRNLRLFSAGKNVVKLWDSLGLGLDYEYEDLSKSVVSLWDLNQEVKIENLFFSSKNDENGVVLAGYDKRMKNESPVICADWAGSGKLIGVNSNGDGKVYVRNEGMLTVGDMRNVKTPLEKLTEIDDDTWWDADAVIVEEKFSFDD; encoded by the coding sequence ATGGATTTTCCAGAAATCAATATGATCAGCAATTTTGAAGCAGGTGTGAAATGTCTACAAAACCCTTCTCTTTTTTCAAGATTCTTTTCATTTTCTCCTATAGAAAAAGTACCTCAATTTCACATTTTTTGGAAATGGGGTgctttaattctagcaattttaGCTACTTTTAGCAGTTTAGTACGAAAACTCAAAGTTTTATTCATTTTAATTCGTAAGATTAAACCTTCTACTGAACCCCTTTTACAATACCTCGGTGAAGACTTCGATATTTCCGATGATGACGTGGACGACAACAACAACGATGATGATGATAAATGTTCATCATCTGAAGAATCCGATGATGACGATTTATTATTAGATGAAGGGCAAAATCGTAATTTTACAGTTGCAGGTTCGAGTTTTTATTTTAAGGAAAAAGGGCAGAATCGTAATTTGAGGCTATTTTCTGCTGGGAAAAATGTTGTGAAGTTATGGGATAGTTTAGGTTTAGGATTAGATTATGAATATGAAGATTTAAGTAAAAGTGTAGTTTCATTATGGGATTTAAATCAAGAAGTAAAAatagaaaatttatttttttcatcaAAAAATGATGAAAACGGTGTCGTTTTGGCTGGTTATGATAAGAGAATGAAAAATGAGTCACCTGTTATATGTGCtgattgggccgggtcgggtaaatTGATCGGAGTTAATTCTAACGGTGACGGTAAAGTTTATGTTAGAAATGAAGGAATGTTAACGGTTGGTGATATGAGGAACGTGAAAACGCCGTTAGAGAAATTAACGGAGATTGATGATGACACGTGGTGGGATGCAGATGCCGTTATTGTCGAGGAGAAGTTT